ACAATGACTGTAAATAATAtcaattttgtgtcatcttcaaggTTTTCATAGCTAAACGTAATGCTGAGAAAGTCCCTGGTACTAACTCCACAGCATGTACACACTAGAAAACAAAGCATAATGTCCATATTCATTCTTCATATTCTGGCAGCATAACCTTGGCAATAGTAACAGgtccatagcaggggcgtagctgaccttcagcggtaggggggacaagagccgaggtgggggggcacattttagcccccccccacggcaccgccgccaccccccgccgccatcattgcccccccccgctgccaccgtcGCCATCATcatcgccgacacccccccgccacccctcttgaccccccccgctcgctcgccgtcgcctacctggtGTGGCGGGgacccatcccccgccagccgaagtcttcttccttcttttcaggtttctgagtctgacgtcctgcacgttgtacatgcaggacgtcagactcggaaatCTGAAAGGAAGGGactggctggcgggggatggggtccccgccagcccaggtaggcgacggcgagcgAGCAGGGGGTCaacggtagggggtccagggccaaatctatgggggccctggcccccgtggccccatagcagcgacGCCCCTGGTCCATAGTGCTTTGCAACAGAATCCATGATCAGGTTGTGCCCCAACAATATGACAGGAAATTGCttcacaaatatttctgttctgtgttcacagctgaagggacgggagcaggaccacagaagacaaacacaaattggaaaggaagagaggtgGTCCCTgaaattttcagaagactgtgttcatgaggatctggctaatctaaaggtggacaaagcaatgggccAGATGGCATCCATCCGAGGGTTCTGAGAAAACTTAGGAAAATTCTAGTGGTTCCGCTGGCtgatcttttcaatgcttctctagagttgggagtggccATTTCTGGAGACCGatattgaatattcagtttatttttaaccagttaactttaaaccggctaaagatataccagctatttaagtggTCCAACGTGGCTGGTTACAATAGCCAGGTATGGATTAAATATTCGGGGATAGTCGGCTATATCGCATAATATAGCCATTTATCTCCTGGGGGctctgggaatattcagcagggggaTAATTGGCTGTCCCCTGCTGCATATCgtagcatagccagttaagtgccataaACCAGTCAGGTGCcattcttggccagttaaatggttttgaatatcgggggaataaacaggatggagtcagtccagagggtggcaactaaaatgatcagtggtcttcgtcaaaaaacatatgaggacagacttaaagatttcaatatgtattcttttgaagaaaggcgggagaggggagatgtgatagagacatttaaatatctatgtggcAGAAAtgaacaggaggcaagtctcttaattgaaaggaagctctggaatgaggaggcataggatgaaggtgaaaggggatattcTCAGAaggaacctgaggaaatacttcttcacaaaaagggtagtgaattcatggaacgggctcccagtggaagtggtggagtatctgaattcaagagagtgcgtgacaagtgcataggatctctaagacagcaatagggagagtagatggtgtGTCGAATTGGGATTTTCATGCCTGGAATTTGTATTACTATTTTAAGACAtatatttctcttgtttggccagcagatggtgtctgtcctctgctttaaagctaatgcagaggtggctgtttTCCTTTCAGCTTAAGCCCTGAGGGAAAATAACCTGCACTGCTATTGGCCAAATACCCCTCAGTGCTAATACTCTGGGCTCCGATTGGCCCTGAAATACAAAATCCAGCCAGAATGTGCTAGATTCCCCCAGTCTCGGAGAGGGAGTGTGAAGTGTAAAGATCTTTGCACTGAGATCCTGTTTAAAACCTttgagcagttattttcctgaactccccaggtactacttaggtagTAAGAAAGTATCTAGTTAGTTTTACtgttcatacctgttaatttaccTGTAATTGTTTGCTATTTACATCTGTTTTTCCACTGTTCGCTGTTCCACTtttctgataataaacctattagtttttagctctgttgtcctggactgactaagaatcctggtggtttgtgtcttTGGTCTATGGGTGTTTTATAGGAACTGTGGTACCCTTGGGTTTGTGGCTCCAGTGTCCTTAAAAACCACTGTGGAATTAACTTGTGGTTGGGAGACTCGCCTGGAGGCTAGAAAAACCCAGTACGGTGGGGtggagggtatgccagtgtagagCATGTGCAcaaggcctgagcagtgctgggacagaccctTTAGTTGGCCGCAGAGTTAGCCCCAGGTTAgccccaggttacaagtacctggcaagatcccaaaacagtacattttatgctgtttacccTAGAAATACCAGTTgtctttccccaagtccatctaagtagtggcttatggacttttcttttaggaagttatgcaaaccttttaaaaaccctgctaagctaactgcttttattgcatactttggcaacaaattccagagtttaattacacgttgagtgaagaaaacttttctccgattcgtattaaatttactactttgtagcttcattgtatgccccctagtcctagtatttttggaaagagtaaataagtgattcatgtctacctgtttccactcattattttatagacctctatcatatctcagctgtcttctccaagctgaagaaccctagccgctttagcctttcctcatagggaagtcgtcccatcccctttaccttttctaattccactatatctttcttgagatgtggtgactagaattgcacacaatatttgaggtgcagttgcaccatggagcgatacaaaggcattataacaccctcatttttcttttccattcctttcctaaaaatacctaacattttattgttgtcttagccgccgctgcatactgagcagagggtttaaaagtatcatcaatgatgacgcctagattcctttcctggatggtgactcctaatgtggagccttgcatcacgtaactatagttcaggttcttctttcccacaagcatcactttgcacttgctcacattaaatgtcatctgcctttTGGACGTCCTGTCTCCAAGTCTCATACGGCCACTACATGGAAATAGTATGTATCCTATCTGGATCTTTTGGTGGCTTTCTATATGAAAGGTTAGTGAAGCTTTTCAGTATATGCAAATGGTTTGTCTACCATGTGGATCATTTGGTGAGATTTTAGATTTGAAAGCTGAGAAaagtttttattacactcagtacatgcaaatgGCTTCTCTCTCGTGTGAATCATTTGGTGTCTTTTTAGAGTTGAAAGCTGAATAaaccttttattacattcagtacatggaaatggtttttctcccgtgtggatcatttgatgagtttttaAATTTGACACACGACTAAAACTTTTATTGCACTCAGTACATGGAAATGATTtgtctcctgtgtggatttgttgGTGAAGTTTTAGTAGTGAAAGCTGAGTGAAGCttctattacactcagtacaaggaaatggtttctctcctgggTGGATCTGTTGGTGAGTTTTTAGATTTGAaagctgagtgaagcttttattacactcattacatgtaaatggtttgtatcctgtgtggatcatttggtggctttttagatttgaaagttggatgaaacttttattacactcggtACAAGGAAacagtttctctcctgtgtggatcatTTGGTGTATTTTAGACTTGAAACCTTAGTAAAGGTTTTATTGCATTCACTACATAAATGTAGTTTCTCTCCCGTGTGAATCTTTTGGTGAATTTTTAGGTTTGAAAGCTGAGTGAAAACtttattacactcactacatGGAAAGGATTTGTTTCCCAAGTGGATCTTTTGGTGCCTTTTTAGAGATGAAAGATGAGTGAAGCTGTTATTACACTCAGCACATACAAATGGTTTGTCTCCTGTGTGGATCATTTGGTGTCTCTTTAGAGCCGAAAGCtttgtgaagcttttattacactcagaacatgtaaatagtTTTTCAGTTCTGTGCTGCCTTTTGTGCATTTGAAGCTCTGAAAACAAGGGAAAACTAAATCTAAATTCTTTCTGGCGTGTTTTTCCTTTCCCCCCTTCTTGGTGAAGTTTAGAAGTCACTTGATCACTATTAGTAGTTTGGAAGGGTCTCTCTGCAAGGTGTCTCTGGTGCTCAGGGATGTTACTGAGCTCTCTGTCATTTCTCTCACACTTACTGACTCCATGCATTGAGTTTCCAACAGGGTCTCTCTGCTCCTTTGATTCCTGCTCACAATTCCTTGTGTTAATCCTCTTAGAACCCTGGGAAATGTTCTCACAGACATTTTCTGAATGTCTTTGAATTTCTTCCATTTCTACAG
This genomic interval from Microcaecilia unicolor chromosome 1, aMicUni1.1, whole genome shotgun sequence contains the following:
- the LOC115461102 gene encoding zinc finger protein 501-like, encoding MNTSAGRSPDGCDAKMLSVILVSISDAGTGSLTFTPKIISQIERGEEPYSRDEPGSEEREPGKSSCSDHLITQERKIEKNGGEHPVEMEEIQRHSENVCENISQGSKRINTRNCEQESKEQRDPVGNSMHGVSKCERNDRELSNIPEHQRHLAERPFQTTNSDQVTSKLHQEGGKGKTRQKEFRFSFPLFSELQMHKRQHRTEKLFTCSECNKSFTKLSALKRHQMIHTGDKPFVCAECNNSFTHLSSLKRHQKIHLGNKSFPCSFKSKIHQMIHTGEKLFPCTECNKSFIQLSNLKSHQMIHTGYKPFTCNECNKSFTQLSNLKTHQQIHPGEKPFPCTECNRSFTQLSLLKLHQQIHTGDKSFPCTECNKSFSRVSNLKTHQMIHTGEKPFPCTECNKRFIQLSTLKRHQMIHTREKPFACTECNKNFSQLSNLKSHQMIHMVDKPFAYTEKLH